AAAGCTACAAGTATATAAAGTCTGGGGCTCACATAGGGCAGAGGATCTCTCTCTCTACTCACATAGAGCAAAggatctctctctctctctcttgttCTTCCACTTTGAGTGGCGGCTCTCTGCCTTGCACCATACGAGGTGAACTGCCTATCCTCGCCACCATCTTTGCCTTGTTTGATCCACACATCAacaaatttcattataaaatgatataaatttttaatctcGTAATcaatatgaaaaattatctATTACATGTTTTACttactttttattgttttggtatataaaaaaaatgtaaatcaaatttaaaatctcactaaaatataataagtaaATCCTATAAAAATGAAGTATTTCTTATCATTAATTTTCAttccaaataaatattaagtaaatttattcaTACACCGAGCTACCCGTTCAGGCTTAAAACCTGCCCGAAATATGAAAAGGTTtagacaaaaataataaattcaaaaaataggtttggataaaattttgaatccatttttatttagattgaGTCTTGGACAAATTATTTTTAGCCCGAGGCCGACTTAGTTGGcccaattttacatttatttaatatatttattgacattgatataaaattataaaaccattAAGGCCAGATCCATATCTTCCCTACAACCATTAAAGTCAAGACCCACTAAGTTAAAGTCGAAAGCCATATTTACAAAAAGTCTAAATCTGTccattaaattgaaatttcatcCTTTCCTTTGTATAGAAAACCCCAAAAAGTTTGTGTCATTCTTCTgttttcaatttctcaatccaatcaTATTTGCTTCATGTCTTGCATTCAACTATAATTAGCGGATCTATAATTTCTCCACTTCTCTTCTTGTTGTTACCCATTAAAAACATGCTCTACATTTTGTTTAGGAAATTACCTATGTTTAGGAATACTTCTCAAAAGTGTTTCCCAGAAACACTTTTGTTACggtcttcatttttcttaaagctTTTGTGCCCATAATCATGTTCAATGCATGATTCTCCAAAAGAAACACCCTTAAGACGTGAAAATCTTGGAAAACCTTCAACATATCTGTGCCTGATACATCGGATAATGGCTTGAGACAATTATTCAACGAGTCTAAGAAAATCTAGGCGGGCCGGGTTAAACccaaaaaatactaatattGTTTGGGCAGATGGTCCCTTTGGATGAACGTTTACTTCCAGTGCGATATgtttagctttttttttgtctcacgctacaatatcgttatagtatctaatcttaTCGTCgctgcttttttttttacactaaTTGTTAGTAAATATATCGCCCATCTAAAGGAACCCTAAGTTTAGGTAAAATTCTCAACCCATTTTTCGGATCAGGTCTATGTtctacatatttaaaaatatcttatctCAACCTGGTCTGAATTTATTAAGTAAGAAACAAAATTTctacatatatttaataataactcTTTAttacttcaaaagaaaaatagtaataaacTCTCTATGTAGCCTcgaatgtttaaatttttttatatccaaaatttttaaaaatttgctgttgtctaaatttaagaaaaaaaggaaaaattgaaatttagggacTTCATTCTGGataaattatacttaaatttattaaattattagtaaatttacgttttagtcattcaacttcaaaaagttataaataagCATTGAACTGTTTGAAAGTTTCtatttaagtcactagattGTTAAAATCACAAATGTATGTGCCCTTTTTGTTCACATTGCCTACTCCAATCGAAATCAATCATTCCCACtaacttttaaagtttaattttttgtcaTGAAATAGCTAAAACGTCACAAATTTGTATaccaaaatctaaataaatttcTTCTCCAATCTCCAACATTAACTACTAGACCAACTTGgatataatatatgttattttattcatcGATGAGTGTTGAtctatgattaaattgatactTGAAGCTTGTTAGTTGGacatttgaaaagaaaacttaactaCTGAGTTATTAAAACTTTTCTAATAGTTTAacgacttaaataaaaattttaaaatgatttaaagactattttatatttttttaaaattgaaggaccaaaatataaatttggaaTAGTTTAGCCTTTCACTATTTGAAGAAATTACGAGAAAAAGCGAAGAACAAAACGGAAGAGAGGCTTTTCTTTCGGCCGAAAAAAAGAGAGTTCAAGACCAATATTTTGGTcctaacttaaaaaataaaaagtcttAAGCCAACACAGCCAACGTCAACTTCACTtatagggtttttaatttactcTCATATTTTCCAggtaaccttttatttttcctcctcccCAAACAGTCCTTTAACTTcagtttttttcttcaattttcatcTGACTTCTCTAAAATCTGATTAACTCTTCAGTTTCTCTGGAAAATCTGTTTCCTTCCTGTTATCattattacattattattttattctgcTTGCATTCgtttttgactttgattttgatttcttttaataattttgttggTTTCCGTGTGGATGAATATGCTATAACAGGTCAACAGCTTGGCTTTTTTTCaagctttaaattttgtttccaAGAAATATCGATTTGATCTGTTTTAAGGAAGTGAGGAGAATTTATGCTTTTGGACTTAATTTCTGTTGTTGTTACGCTTAAGAAGTTCTGATTTTGATTAAGATTGTACATTGGTTACTTTAATTGTTAATGTTAAGACGGTtgaatttaattggttttttattATTCAGTTATTAGCATTTGATCAATTATgttgtttagaaatttttataacCTTGTTCTAGGCTAATTTTATTTGAGCATTAATTCAAAGTTTTAAGTATTTTGGTGAACTTGAACTATCAGAGCTTTCACTTTTATGGATATTAGATTAAGAATATTACTGAAATCAGATTATAAATTCAacacttttattcattttcttgtatttgAGCTATTAATGTTGTTGAATTTTCATATAtgcaaccttttttttttctttaaatatatatgttaaataggTTTCTAATTGGTGAAGTAAGAGTGTAGCGAGTGTTGATAGAGTTCTGAGTGTGGAGGTACGATACAATCTTTGAGAATTGTtggctcataaatatttttgattgatAGATATGGGGTGGCTTAGAGCTGGGTCAAGTGTGGCAAAGCTTGCCATTAGGAGGACTTTGTCTCAGGGTGGATCATATGCTGCAAGATCACGCATTGTTCCTTCACAGAGTCGATATTTTCACACCACTGTCTTTAAATCAAAGGCACAGACTGCTCCCGTTCCTCGCCCTGTTCCACTTTCTAAGCTAACTGATAGTTTCTTAGATGGAACCAGTAGTGTATACTTAGAGGAGCTTCAAAGGGCCTGGGAAGCTGACCCAGATAGTGTTGATGAGTCGTGGGACAATTTCTTCAGGAATTTTGTTGGTCAGGCTGCCACATCTCCAGGAATTTCAGGCCAGACCATTCAGGAGAGTATGCGATTGTTATTGCTTGTGAGGGCTTACCAGGTTAATGGTCACATGAAAGCGAAGTTGGATCCGCTGGGTTTAGAGGAAAGGGAAATCCCTGATGATTTGGATCCAGCTTTTTATGGTTTTACTGAAGCTGATCTTGATAGAGAATTCTTTTTAGGTGTGTGGAGGATGGCTGGATTTTTATCAGAAAACCGACCCGTGCAGACACTTAGGTCGATTTTGACTCGGCTTGAGCAGGCTTACTGTGGAAGCATTGGGTTCGAATACATGCACATTGCTGAGCGTGACAAGTGCAACTGGTTGAGAGACAAGATTGAAACTCCAACACCAATGCAGTACAATCGCCAGCGGCGCGAAGTCATTCTTGATAGGCTTATATGGAGTACACAGTTTGAAAATTTCTTGGCTACCAAGTGGACAACAGCCAAGAGATTTGGGCTAGAAGGGGGTGAAACTTTAATTCCTGGAATGAAAGAGATGTTTGATAGGGCTGCAGATCTAGGGGTTGAAAGCATAGTTATTGGAATGCCTCACAGAGGAAGATTGAATGTGCTAGGTAATGTTGTCAGAAAGCCACTTCGTCAAATATTTAGTGAGTTCAGTGGTGGTACAAGGCCTGTGGATGAAGTTGGGCTTTACACAGGAACTGGTGATGTCAAATATCACTTGGGAACTTCCTATGATCGACCAACAAGAGGTGGAAAGAGAATTCATTTGTCTTTAGTTGCCAACCCCAGTCACTTGGAGGCTGTGGACCCAGTTGTTGTTGGAAAAACTAGAGCAAAGCAGTATTACTCCAATGACGAGGATAGGACCAAGAACATGGCTATTTTGATTCATGGAGATGGAAGCTTTGCTGGACAGGGTGTAGTCTATGAAACTCTTCATCTTAGTGCACTTCCAAACTACACTACTGGTGGAACTATACATATTGTAGTCAACAACCAAGTGGCATTTACAACTGATCCAAGGGCAGGCAGATCTTCACAGTATTGTACTGATGTTGCCAAAGCTTTGAATGCTCCCATTTTCCATGTAAATGGAGATGATGTTGAGGCAGTTGTCCATGCATGTGAACTTGCAGCTGAATGGCGCCAAACCTTCCATTCAGATGTGGTGGTTGATTTGGTCTGCTACCGTAGATTTGGGCATAATGAGATTGACGAACCATCATTTACACAGCCAAAGATGTATAAGGTCTGCATCCTATTTACCTTTTTGGCTATTTATTTCCCCATTAGGCATGCCTTAGTTGGTCctaccctttttttttgttttttaatatgttcCTGAGAAATTACTTGAACTTGACATATGTaaattcttcctttttttttttttcaacagaTCATTCGGAATCACCCCTCAGCACTTCAGATCTACCGAAACAAGTTGTTGGAGTCTGGGCAGGTGACAGATGACGACATTGGTAATATAAGTCAGAAGGTCAGTACAATTCTTAATGACGAATTCTTGGCCAGCAAAGATTATGTTCCCAAAAGACGGGACTGGCTCTCTGCTTACTGGACGGGATTCAAGTCACCTGAACAAATTTCACGTGTTCGGAACACTGGGTATTTTGGCTTCTTTGTCAATTTCAACTTTCATTTTGGTATCTCTTACTTATACTTGCTGATGAAACTTGCATGTTATGCAGGGTTAAACCCGAGATATTGAAGAATGTTGGCAAAGCAATCACAACCCTTCCAGATAATTTTAAGCCTCATAGAGCGGTGAAGAAGGTTTATGAACAACGTGCGCAGATGATTGAGACAGGGGAGGGCCTTGACTGGGCTATGGGTGAAGCACTTGCATTTGCTACCTTGCTGGTGGAAGGTAACCATGTTAGGTTGAGTGGTCAGGATGTTGAAAGGGGTACATTCAGTCATCGGCATTCTGTGATTCACGACCAGGAAACAGGGGAACAGTATTGCCCTCTGGACCATGttatcatcaaccaaaatgagGAGATGTTTACTGTAAGCAATAGGTAACCCTTTTAATGCTTTGGACTTTGTGTAATAGCTAATTTTTCAGTCCATATAATACGTGTTCTCTGATAGTGACTGTACAAGATGTGGTGATGTATTTGACTATTTGTCTTGGAAATCCTTTAAGAGGAAGAGAAGCCATCTATATTTTACGTTTTCaaggaaaaatagtaaaataaaaaagaagaaaaagattcCTTTATTTGTGTAACTATTTGGTATTAAGGCTAATTTGGAATCTATTTATGTAGTTATTccaaattaaatatcaattgTGCTCTGCATTATGGCTTAGCTTATTGAGAACTTTTCCACTTGACTGCACCTTATACCTGGAATTTGGTTTCTATGTGGTTCACTGTATGCAATGTGTACAAGTTCAGAATTTTAAGTTGATCTTTCACTTGCAAACTTACTGTTCTCTTCTTTATGTGGCGATATCTTTGCTTCTCCTGCAAATTTATGTCCCTGCTGGAGAATTGTTTGATTGTGCATTTTAGTTTTGTGTGGCATTTTTACTTTTGatctttttgttaattttgggtttgtttttcTGAGCAACATGTGGTCTTTGAGTGCAGTTCTCTTTCTGAGTTTGGTGTGCTTGGATTCGAATTGGGTTACTCGATGGAGAATCCAAATTCATTGGTTATGTGGGAAGCTCAGTTTGGTGACTTTGCTAATGGTGCTCAAGTGATATTTGATCAGTTTATAAGTAGCGGGGAGGCAAAGTGGCTGCGTCAAACTGGTCTTGTAGTGCTGCTTCCCCATGGTTATGATGGACAAGGTCCAGAACATTCAAGTGCACGACTAGAGCGTTATCTTCAGGTATTCCCCATGAAATAGCATGCATTGTTCTTTGCATCATGATTTAGCTTCATCATCCTTTATTCAAAATCAGGCTGTGCTCCCTAGGATGTcattttcacataaaaataaaaaaggggacTCATGGTGCATCGATGACTacatctttataaatttttgcaGATGAGTGATGACAATCCTTTTGTGATACCTGAGATGGATACAACTCTTCGTAAACAAATTCAGGAGTGCAACTGGCAGGTGGTTAACGTTACAACACCTGCTAATTACTTCCATGTTTTGCGGCGTCAGGTCAGAGCAACTAAAGGTTATTAATGATGTTTCAGCTTCGGGGCTAGTCTTGCCATTTCCTTATCATTCTTCTCTCCTATTTCAGATACACAGGGAATTCCGTAAGCCTCTTATCGTGATGTCCCCCAAAAACTTACTTCGTCACAAGGACTGCAAATCAAATCTCTCTGAATTTGATGATGTCCAAGGCCACCCTGGTTTTGATAAACAAGGAACCAGATTTAAGCGACTTATAAAAGATCAGAATATGCACTCCGACCTTGAGGAGGGTATCAGACGGTTGGTACTTTGTTCCGGAAAGGTATGCTATGCCCTTGGTTTCCGCTTTTTTCCCCCTTGTATGACATATAAAAGCCGTTTAATTCTGGAATTTTATCCTTTAGAGTGAAGCAGGCAACTAAGATTCAGAACGTGTGTTGTTTTGTTGGGCTTTAAGTGTAGTTCTCTGCAGGTTTAATGGTTCTGTGTCGTTTCTTAAGACCATAATCATGCTCCATCTGCTTTCAGGTCTACTATGAGCTTGATGATGAGCGAAAGAAGAACAATGCTACCGACGTTGCTATCTGTCGTGTGGAACAGCTTTGCCCATTTCCTTATGACCTAATCCAGCGGGAGCTTAAGCGATATCCAAGTATGTTGTCCAAGCTTAGActaaatcttgatctataacaaTACTCGGTGAACCTAAAGACACAATTTGAAACATATATGTCATTTTGAGAACTTACCAGGGTTTAATTGCTTCTGAACAAATTTTGCTCAGTTTGTTGAAGTCGTATATTCGGTTTGGATCCTCCTATGTCTCCCATCTCTCCTCTTTTGTTTAAAGAAACTTGATGTCCTAGCTATATATACTGTTAggtttagtaatttttaatgaattgtgatcctttatttcttttcatgCGTTTTTGTTTTTCCTGATATTTTCTGTTGGTTACTGTCAGACGCAGAGATTGTTTGGTGCCAGGAAGAACCGATGAACATGGGTGCATACAACTACATTGCACCTCGTCTTGCCACTGCAATGACTGCTTTGGGCAGAGGAACCTTTGATGATATCAGATACATTGGCCGTGCTCCATCTGCTTCCACTGCTACTGGCTTCTATTCTGTGCATGTGAAGGAACAAACCGAGCTTGTGCAAAAGGCCATTCAACCTGAACCGATCAAGACCAATACTACTATCTGAAGCTTTTCGCAAGATCATTCTTGAAAACTACAGTATTAAAGCAATGCTCTAAAATAACATCTGGTGCAGAGCTTGAGAACTCTTAGGGTTTTTGTTATTTCGATGATCGTCATGTTTCTGCTATTCCTTCTCTGCCAAGGCACCGAAACATGAAGGTGAACCGGTTGTCAAATCGTTGATTTgatgcattttttttttgtaatattttttggtttttttaaccctaaaattataaacaatgcATTAGTTCCTTTTATAATGCAGAAATTGAACTACCTTGCTCTTCATTAGGCTCGACTTCTCAGGGCAACTATGGGGAATTAAGGGTCCAGTTTCATATATTCcggaaataagaaagaaaaagaagaaaaaataaaaatttcaaataattttcatGAGTTTTCAAGTATTAATAATTACAAAAGccttaaattctaattttcaggaagaaatttaatcacttttaaaagGTTGAGATTAAAATTTGACATCTACAAATTTGACTTTATCTTCAGACTTTGACTTTATTCAAATTCTTGAAGTACACTTACTTTTATCTCCCGAAGTTAGATAAAGAATAATAGGCTTTAAATTCAAAGATAAATACACCTTCTATTAA
The sequence above is a segment of the Gossypium raimondii isolate GPD5lz chromosome 4, ASM2569854v1, whole genome shotgun sequence genome. Coding sequences within it:
- the LOC105779416 gene encoding uncharacterized protein LOC105779416, which codes for MGWLRAGSSVAKLAIRRTLSQGGSYAARSRIVPSQSRYFHTTVFKSKAQTAPVPRPVPLSKLTDSFLDGTSSVYLEELQRAWEADPDSVDESWDNFFRNFVGQAATSPGISGQTIQESMRLLLLVRAYQVNGHMKAKLDPLGLEEREIPDDLDPAFYGFTEADLDREFFLGVWRMAGFLSENRPVQTLRSILTRLEQAYCGSIGFEYMHIAERDKCNWLRDKIETPTPMQYNRQRREVILDRLIWSTQFENFLATKWTTAKRFGLEGGETLIPGMKEMFDRAADLGVESIVIGMPHRGRLNVLGNVVRKPLRQIFSEFSGGTRPVDEVGLYTGTGDVKYHLGTSYDRPTRGGKRIHLSLVANPSHLEAVDPVVVGKTRAKQYYSNDEDRTKNMAILIHGDGSFAGQGVVYETLHLSALPNYTTGGTIHIVVNNQVAFTTDPRAGRSSQYCTDVAKALNAPIFHVNGDDVEAVVHACELAAEWRQTFHSDVVVDLVCYRRFGHNEIDEPSFTQPKMYKIIRNHPSALQIYRNKLLESGQVTDDDIGNISQKVSTILNDEFLASKDYVPKRRDWLSAYWTGFKSPEQISRVRNTGVKPEILKNVGKAITTLPDNFKPHRAVKKVYEQRAQMIETGEGLDWAMGEALAFATLLVEGNHVRLSGQDVERGTFSHRHSVIHDQETGEQYCPLDHVIINQNEEMFTVSNSSLSEFGVLGFELGYSMENPNSLVMWEAQFGDFANGAQVIFDQFISSGEAKWLRQTGLVVLLPHGYDGQGPEHSSARLERYLQMSDDNPFVIPEMDTTLRKQIQECNWQVVNVTTPANYFHVLRRQIHREFRKPLIVMSPKNLLRHKDCKSNLSEFDDVQGHPGFDKQGTRFKRLIKDQNMHSDLEEGIRRLVLCSGKVYYELDDERKKNNATDVAICRVEQLCPFPYDLIQRELKRYPNAEIVWCQEEPMNMGAYNYIAPRLATAMTALGRGTFDDIRYIGRAPSASTATGFYSVHVKEQTELVQKAIQPEPIKTNTTI